The Coleofasciculus sp. FACHB-1120 genome has a segment encoding these proteins:
- the apcA gene encoding allophycocyanin subunit alpha gives MSIVTKSIVNADAEARYLSPGELDRIKNFVTSGERRLRIAQTLTDSRERIVKQAGDQLFQKRPDIVSPGGNAYGEEMTATCLRDMDYYLRLITYGVVAGDVTPIEEIGLVGVREMYKSLGTPVDAVAEGVRAMKNAASSMMSGEDASEAGAYFDYVIGAMQ, from the coding sequence ATGAGTATCGTCACGAAATCCATCGTGAATGCCGATGCCGAGGCTCGTTATCTTAGCCCAGGCGAACTAGACCGGATCAAGAACTTTGTGACCTCTGGTGAGCGTCGCCTCCGGATTGCCCAAACGTTGACCGACTCTCGCGAGCGCATCGTCAAGCAAGCTGGCGACCAACTGTTCCAAAAGCGTCCTGATATTGTTTCTCCCGGTGGCAACGCTTACGGTGAAGAAATGACCGCTACCTGCCTGCGGGACATGGACTACTACCTGCGTCTGATCACCTACGGAGTCGTTGCTGGTGATGTCACCCCGATTGAAGAAATCGGTTTGGTTGGCGTTCGCGAAATGTATAAGTCTCTGGGTACCCCGGTTGACGCAGTTGCCGAAGGCGTTCGCGCTATGAAGAATGCTGCTTCCTCCATGATGTCTGGCGAAGATGCTTCTGAAGCAGGCGCTTACTTCGACTACGTGATTGGTGCCATGCAGTAG
- a CDS encoding phycobilisome linker polypeptide, giving the protein MRMFKITACVPSQTRIRTQRELQNTYFTKLVPYENWFREQQRIMKMGGKIVKVELATGKPGVNTGLL; this is encoded by the coding sequence ATGCGGATGTTTAAAATTACTGCCTGTGTTCCCAGCCAGACCCGTATCCGGACTCAGCGGGAATTGCAAAACACTTATTTCACGAAACTCGTTCCCTACGAAAACTGGTTTCGCGAGCAGCAGCGGATTATGAAAATGGGTGGAAAAATCGTTAAGGTTGAACTGGCTACTGGTAAGCCAGGAGTAAATACTGGTCTACTTTAA
- a CDS encoding phycobilisome rod-core linker polypeptide codes for MSVKASGGSSVARPQLYQTVPVATISQAEQQDRFLGRGELDELKSYFSSGSRRLEIAQTLTQNADLIVSRAANRIFVGGSPMAFLEKPREPELVTANVPDVKQGMALGNVTYVESSGGFLQGLRSLFSAGGGGPTPAGFRPINVARYGPGNMQKSLRDLSWFLRYLTYAIVAGDPNIIAVNTRGLREIIENACSGEATIVALQEMRAAALGYFRRDEEGTTIVNQYFEVLISEFRAPTPSDKLRQRPSGDQQGLQLPQIYFNSAERRPKYAMKPGLSSSEKQEIIKAAYRQVFERDITRAYSLSISDLESKVRNGDISMKEFIRRLGKSSLYRKNFYEPYINSRALELAFRHFLGRGPSSREEVQEYFSIVSNKGLPGLVDALVDSKEYSDYFGEETVPYIRGLGQEAQECRNWGPQQDLLNYSAPFRKVPQFITTFAAYERPLPDQHPYGSGNDPLEIQFGAIFPKETKNPNTRPAPFGKDTRRILIRQGPGIDNQLSNPAARPKAPGSLGPKVFKLDQLPGPGANGGTSFKRYVQNSSVKYSESSTQAVIKAAYLQVFGRDVYEGQRLKVAEIKLENGETTVREFIRVLAKSDLFRKLYWTSLYVTKSIEYIHRRLLGRPTYGRQETNKYFDICAKKGFYALVDAIIDSPEYSESFGEDTVPYERYLTPAGVSLRGLRIGSIADTALKIETQETPRFVELGQVTQLRTEPDIQFRINQGVSKKREQTKVFKLTETADKALVQNTIRAAYRQIFERDIEPYIVKNQFSDLESKLRNGEINLKEFIEALGGSDLYIKEFYTPYPNTKVIELGTKHFLGRAPLDQVEIRKYNQILASQGLRGFVGAMVNSPEYGQAFGEDTVPYNRFPTLPAANFPNTEKLYNQLTKQNDDLVVPSFKPVQSRMDVAKMPLMGKAIADIAAQARQRDMTKPLFIELGRSFTNGDGQSVEVGVGTSRRKPARIYRMNPGMNQAESAQVINAIYCQVMDIFSGQVPGELRRSDLDSKLRNGEISVREFVKSLASSDIYRRRFYTPYPNTKVIEFLFRHLLGRAPATQGEIRQYNKLLADSGLKAAVEAMVDSPEYARYFGEDVVPYNRFPSLPAGNYLGSVKAAADLVKQSWSDMSPSYIGNRFSR; via the coding sequence ATGAGTGTTAAGGCAAGTGGTGGAAGCTCAGTTGCGCGTCCGCAGCTATATCAAACAGTACCAGTTGCAACTATTTCGCAAGCGGAACAACAAGACCGCTTCTTAGGAAGGGGTGAGCTGGATGAACTGAAGAGCTATTTCAGTTCTGGCAGCAGGCGTCTTGAGATTGCTCAAACGCTCACCCAAAATGCAGACCTGATTGTGTCCCGCGCAGCTAACCGGATTTTCGTCGGGGGTTCTCCGATGGCTTTCTTAGAAAAGCCTCGCGAACCCGAATTGGTGACGGCGAACGTTCCGGATGTCAAACAAGGGATGGCGCTGGGAAATGTCACCTATGTGGAAAGCAGCGGTGGCTTTTTGCAGGGGTTGCGATCGCTCTTCAGCGCTGGCGGTGGCGGTCCTACCCCAGCTGGTTTCCGACCGATTAACGTTGCCCGCTATGGTCCGGGCAATATGCAGAAGTCGTTGCGGGACTTATCCTGGTTCTTGCGCTACCTGACCTACGCAATTGTTGCTGGAGACCCCAACATCATCGCGGTCAACACGCGGGGTTTGCGGGAAATCATCGAAAATGCTTGCTCTGGCGAAGCGACGATTGTGGCATTGCAGGAAATGCGGGCAGCCGCCTTGGGTTATTTCCGACGCGACGAGGAAGGGACAACGATTGTTAACCAGTACTTTGAAGTGCTGATTAGCGAATTCCGCGCCCCCACCCCCTCCGACAAATTGCGGCAGCGTCCTTCTGGTGACCAGCAAGGTCTGCAATTGCCCCAAATTTACTTTAATTCAGCCGAGCGGCGTCCTAAATACGCCATGAAGCCCGGTTTGTCATCTTCGGAAAAGCAAGAAATCATCAAAGCCGCCTATCGGCAAGTCTTTGAGCGCGATATTACTCGCGCTTACAGCCTTAGCATCTCTGACCTAGAATCCAAGGTCAGAAATGGCGACATCTCGATGAAAGAATTTATCCGTCGCTTGGGTAAATCTTCTCTTTACCGCAAAAACTTCTACGAGCCATATATCAACAGTCGCGCTCTGGAACTGGCATTCCGTCACTTCCTGGGTCGCGGACCATCCAGCCGTGAAGAAGTACAAGAATACTTCTCCATCGTTTCCAACAAAGGTCTACCCGGTCTTGTGGATGCCCTGGTGGACTCTAAGGAATATTCCGACTACTTCGGCGAAGAAACCGTACCCTACATTCGGGGTCTAGGTCAAGAAGCGCAGGAGTGTCGCAACTGGGGACCGCAGCAAGATTTGTTGAACTACAGTGCGCCTTTCCGCAAGGTGCCACAGTTCATCACTACCTTTGCGGCTTATGAGCGACCACTGCCCGACCAACACCCGTATGGTTCCGGCAACGACCCTCTGGAAATTCAATTTGGGGCAATCTTCCCCAAAGAAACCAAGAATCCCAACACCCGACCCGCTCCGTTTGGTAAAGATACTCGTCGTATCCTGATCCGTCAAGGTCCAGGAATTGACAACCAACTGAGCAACCCAGCAGCTCGTCCCAAAGCTCCGGGTTCTCTGGGACCGAAAGTGTTCAAACTGGATCAACTTCCCGGTCCAGGAGCGAACGGCGGCACATCCTTCAAACGGTATGTACAGAATTCCAGCGTCAAATACTCTGAAAGTTCCACCCAAGCGGTGATCAAGGCAGCCTACCTGCAAGTATTTGGGCGGGATGTCTATGAAGGTCAGCGCCTCAAGGTGGCGGAAATCAAGCTGGAAAACGGCGAAACCACAGTGCGGGAGTTCATCCGCGTTCTGGCTAAGTCCGACTTGTTCCGCAAGTTGTACTGGACTTCGCTCTACGTCACCAAGTCGATTGAGTATATCCACCGCCGTCTGTTGGGTCGTCCCACCTACGGGCGTCAGGAAACCAACAAGTATTTTGATATTTGCGCCAAAAAAGGCTTTTACGCCCTGGTTGACGCGATTATCGATAGCCCCGAATACAGCGAGTCATTTGGGGAAGATACGGTTCCTTACGAGCGGTATCTGACTCCAGCTGGTGTCAGCTTGCGTGGTCTTCGGATTGGCAGCATTGCCGATACGGCTCTGAAAATTGAGACTCAAGAAACTCCTCGTTTTGTGGAACTCGGTCAAGTCACGCAATTGCGGACGGAACCCGATATTCAATTCCGCATCAACCAGGGTGTCAGCAAGAAGCGCGAGCAAACCAAGGTCTTTAAGCTGACAGAAACCGCCGACAAGGCGTTGGTGCAAAACACAATCCGGGCAGCATACCGGCAAATTTTTGAGCGCGATATTGAACCCTATATCGTGAAGAACCAATTCAGCGACTTGGAAAGCAAGCTGCGGAATGGTGAAATTAACCTCAAGGAATTTATTGAGGCATTGGGAGGTTCAGACCTCTACATCAAAGAGTTCTATACTCCCTACCCGAACACGAAGGTGATCGAGTTGGGTACGAAGCACTTCTTGGGACGGGCACCTCTAGACCAAGTAGAAATCCGCAAGTACAACCAGATCCTTGCCTCTCAAGGGCTTCGGGGCTTTGTGGGCGCAATGGTGAATAGCCCAGAGTATGGTCAGGCGTTTGGAGAAGATACGGTGCCTTACAACCGCTTCCCGACTCTGCCAGCGGCAAACTTCCCGAATACCGAGAAGCTGTATAACCAACTGACCAAGCAGAATGATGACTTGGTGGTTCCCAGCTTTAAGCCGGTGCAGTCGCGCATGGATGTGGCGAAGATGCCGCTCATGGGCAAAGCGATCGCAGATATCGCCGCACAAGCTCGTCAGCGCGACATGACGAAGCCGCTGTTTATCGAGTTGGGTCGTTCCTTTACTAACGGTGACGGGCAGTCCGTTGAAGTTGGAGTTGGGACATCGCGGCGGAAGCCTGCACGGATTTACCGGATGAATCCAGGGATGAACCAGGCTGAATCTGCACAGGTGATTAATGCCATCTACTGTCAGGTGATGGATATCTTTAGCGGTCAAGTTCCTGGGGAACTGCGCCGTTCGGATCTGGATAGCAAACTCCGCAACGGTGAAATCTCGGTGCGAGAGTTTGTGAAGAGCCTTGCGAGTTCTGATATCTATCGCCGTCGCTTCTATACCCCCTATCCCAACACCAAGGTGATTGAGTTCCTGTTCCGGCACCTGCTGGGACGCGCACCCGCTACCCAAGGTGAAATCCGGCAGTACAACAAACTGCTGGCGGATAGCGGCTTGAAGGCGGCTGTAGAGGCAATGGTGGATAGTCCTGAGTATGCCCGTTACTTCGGAGAGGATGTGGTGCCTTACAACCGCTTCCCATCCCTGCCAGCGGGTAATTATCTAGGCAGTGTGAAAGCAGCAGCTGACTTGGTGAAACAGTCCTGGTCAGATATGTCGCCTTCCTACATCGGTAATCGCTTTAGCCGATAA
- a CDS encoding FtsW/RodA/SpoVE family cell cycle protein, with the protein MNLRQLVPVFNSSAQDWAIDARLLRWLTFLWLFIGLVVLFSASYPSADNEFGDGMYYFKRQIVSVILGLIAFNLVVNFPLRSVLEIADWFVILLLGVIFITLIPGVGTTTNGATRWIALGPFPVQPSELIKPFLVLQGARIFGHWDRLTWKVRLTWLLIFSCVLLGILLQPNLSTTALCGMTLWLIALAAGLPYSYLGGTALGGLLLATISISVKEYQRRRIMSFLNPWADPMQDGYQLIQSLLAVGSGGTWGSGFGLSQQKLFYLPIQYTDFIFAVYAEEFGFAGSLLLLLLLMAYATLALIVAIKAQNPIHRLVAIGAMILMVGQSLLNIGVATGVLPTTGLPLPLFSYGGNSMIASLIAAGLLIRVARESSEAEIVSLQGRRAAARRRRREQ; encoded by the coding sequence GTGAATTTACGCCAGCTAGTTCCTGTTTTTAATTCCTCTGCCCAAGATTGGGCAATAGATGCCAGATTGTTGCGGTGGCTCACCTTCCTCTGGCTGTTTATCGGGTTAGTCGTATTGTTTTCGGCTTCCTATCCCAGCGCTGATAATGAGTTTGGGGATGGAATGTACTACTTTAAGCGCCAAATCGTCTCAGTCATCTTGGGACTAATCGCATTTAACCTGGTGGTGAACTTCCCGCTGCGTTCTGTTCTAGAGATCGCCGATTGGTTTGTCATACTCCTGTTGGGAGTGATTTTCATCACTCTGATTCCAGGAGTGGGAACCACTACCAATGGCGCAACCCGCTGGATAGCCTTGGGACCATTTCCCGTGCAACCCTCTGAGTTGATCAAGCCATTCCTGGTGTTGCAAGGCGCTCGGATTTTTGGACATTGGGACAGGCTAACGTGGAAAGTCCGCTTGACCTGGCTGTTAATTTTTAGCTGCGTGCTTTTGGGGATTTTGCTACAGCCCAACTTAAGCACAACTGCGCTTTGCGGGATGACTTTGTGGCTAATCGCGCTTGCTGCTGGGTTGCCTTATTCCTACTTGGGAGGAACGGCGCTGGGCGGGTTGCTCTTAGCAACCATCAGTATCAGCGTCAAAGAATATCAACGCCGTCGGATCATGTCGTTTTTGAATCCTTGGGCTGACCCCATGCAAGACGGATACCAGTTGATTCAAAGTTTACTGGCAGTTGGTTCTGGCGGCACCTGGGGTTCTGGTTTTGGGCTATCGCAACAGAAGCTGTTTTACTTGCCGATTCAGTACACCGATTTTATTTTTGCGGTGTATGCAGAAGAATTTGGCTTTGCAGGCAGTTTACTACTGCTACTACTGCTGATGGCTTATGCGACACTGGCGCTGATTGTGGCAATAAAGGCGCAAAATCCGATTCACCGGCTGGTGGCGATTGGAGCCATGATTTTGATGGTGGGGCAGTCACTGCTAAATATTGGCGTTGCGACTGGCGTTCTACCTACTACGGGTTTGCCCTTGCCGTTATTTAGCTATGGTGGCAATTCAATGATTGCGAGTTTGATTGCAGCGGGGCTGCTGATTCGCGTGGCGAGGGAAAGCAGCGAAGCAGAAATTGTGTCTCTACAAGGGCGTCGGGCTGCGGCTAGACGACGACGCCGAGAGCAATAA
- a CDS encoding response regulator, giving the protein MSVEIPHKGIILIVDDTPTNLGVLFDFLVDSSFKILVARDGESAIQKGEYALPDLILLDVLMPGMDGFETCRQLKANQVTKDIPVIFMTALSETVNKVRGLSLGAVDYITKPLQHEEVLARITVQLSIQSLTKKLKEQNVLLEQEIQERIRAEEALLQLKEELEERVEERTVELSQSNALLKQEIQERISTEAVLQQSEARYREQAHQLELAFRQIQQTQGQLIQSEQLASLGQLVAGVAHEMNNPVNFIYGNITHADHYIQDLLHLLNLYIQEFPNPGQTIIEEAQVIDLDFLVEDLPKLLGSMKSGVERIREIIQSLRNFSRVDEAQMKPVNIHDGLDSTLLILNNRLKSKPDYPGIQIVKEYGKLPPVECYAGQMNQAFINVLSSMIDALEEYDRKRSPEEIHFSRSTIRICTEVTDRGFVTIQIIDNGPGIAEDVRTHLFDPFLMPKTNGKGTKIGLSLSHQIVVDKHGGQMQCNSAPGKGSEFIIAIPIRQNLQKTPSFESM; this is encoded by the coding sequence ATGAGCGTAGAAATTCCCCACAAAGGCATAATCTTAATTGTTGATGATACTCCTACAAACTTAGGGGTTTTATTCGACTTTTTGGTGGATTCCAGCTTCAAAATTTTGGTAGCTCGGGATGGCGAAAGTGCTATTCAAAAGGGGGAATACGCCCTGCCGGATCTCATCTTATTAGATGTACTGATGCCGGGAATGGATGGGTTTGAAACTTGCCGTCAACTGAAAGCTAATCAAGTTACGAAAGATATCCCTGTGATTTTTATGACGGCGCTTTCCGAGACGGTCAATAAGGTTAGAGGTTTAAGCCTGGGAGCGGTCGATTATATTACTAAACCACTTCAACATGAAGAAGTTTTAGCTCGCATTACTGTCCAACTGAGCATCCAGAGTTTAACGAAGAAGCTGAAAGAACAAAATGTGCTTTTAGAACAAGAAATCCAAGAACGTATAAGAGCAGAGGAAGCGCTGTTGCAGCTTAAAGAAGAACTAGAAGAACGGGTAGAGGAACGAACTGTTGAACTTTCTCAATCCAATGCTCTGCTAAAACAAGAGATTCAAGAGCGGATTTCTACAGAGGCAGTATTACAACAATCAGAAGCACGCTATCGAGAACAAGCGCATCAGCTAGAACTCGCCTTTCGCCAAATCCAACAGACTCAAGGCCAACTGATTCAAAGCGAACAACTGGCTAGTTTAGGACAGTTAGTCGCCGGTGTCGCTCATGAAATGAATAACCCGGTCAACTTTATCTATGGAAATATTACTCACGCGGATCACTATATCCAAGACCTGCTGCACCTGCTGAATCTTTATATCCAGGAATTTCCCAATCCGGGGCAAACTATTATCGAGGAGGCTCAGGTGATTGACCTGGATTTTCTCGTTGAAGACCTGCCGAAACTGTTGGGTTCGATGAAGAGTGGGGTTGAACGCATCCGCGAAATTATCCAGTCTTTGCGAAACTTCTCTCGCGTCGATGAGGCTCAGATGAAGCCGGTGAACATTCACGATGGGCTGGACAGCACTCTGCTGATTTTGAACAACCGGCTGAAATCCAAGCCTGACTATCCAGGTATTCAGATCGTTAAAGAGTATGGCAAGCTGCCTCCTGTAGAGTGTTATGCAGGTCAAATGAACCAGGCGTTCATCAATGTGTTGTCGAGTATGATTGATGCTTTGGAGGAGTATGACCGTAAGCGATCGCCTGAAGAAATACACTTCTCCCGCAGTACCATTCGGATTTGCACCGAAGTAACTGATCGCGGCTTTGTGACCATTCAGATTATCGATAATGGTCCGGGTATTGCGGAGGACGTCCGTACTCACCTATTTGACCCCTTCCTGATGCCGAAAACAAATGGTAAAGGCACGAAGATTGGGTTGTCCCTTAGCCATCAAATTGTCGTGGACAAACATGGTGGACAGATGCAGTGCAATTCAGCGCCCGGAAAAGGTTCGGAATTCATTATTGCGATTCCGATTCGACAGAATCTTCAGAAAACGCCTTCATTCGAGTCAATGTAA
- the apcB gene encoding allophycocyanin subunit beta has product MQDAITAVINSSDVQGKYLDTGALEKLKGYFKTGELRVRAATTISANAATIVKEAVAKSLLYSDITRPGGNMYTTRRYAACIRDLDYYLRYSTYAMLAGDPSILDERVLNGLKETYNSLGVPVSATVQAIQAMKEVTASLVGADAGKEMGVYLDYICSGLS; this is encoded by the coding sequence ATGCAAGACGCAATTACTGCTGTTATTAATTCCTCCGACGTTCAAGGTAAATACCTTGACACTGGTGCTTTGGAAAAGCTCAAAGGCTATTTCAAAACTGGCGAACTGCGCGTTCGTGCAGCAACCACCATTAGCGCCAATGCCGCCACCATCGTTAAGGAAGCGGTTGCTAAGTCCCTGTTGTACTCTGATATCACCCGTCCCGGTGGCAACATGTACACCACTCGTCGCTATGCTGCTTGCATCCGCGACTTGGACTACTACCTCCGCTATTCCACCTATGCCATGCTAGCTGGTGACCCCTCCATCTTGGATGAGCGTGTGCTGAATGGCTTGAAGGAAACCTACAACTCCCTGGGTGTTCCTGTTTCCGCTACTGTGCAAGCTATCCAAGCAATGAAAGAAGTTACCGCCAGCTTGGTCGGTGCTGATGCTGGTAAGGAAATGGGTGTTTATTTAGACTACATCTGCTCTGGCTTGAGCTAA